From the genome of Pseudomonas sp. Teo4, one region includes:
- the acnB gene encoding bifunctional aconitate hydratase 2/2-methylisocitrate dehydratase, whose protein sequence is MLEAYRKHIEERAALGIVPQPLNAEQTAGLVELLKNPPAGEEAFLVDLITNRVPPGVDEAAYVKAAFLSAVAKGEAKSPLIDRKHATELLGTMQGGYNIETLVTLLDDAELGAVAAEQLKHTLLMFDAFHDVAEKAKAGNVHAKAVLDSWAAGEWFTTRPAIADKYTLTVFKVPGETNTDDLSPAPDAWSRPDIPLHALAMLKMARDGIEPQQPGSVGPLAQIEAVKAKGFPVAYVGDVVGTGSSRKSATNSVLWFFGDDIPYVPNKRAGGFCFGTKIAPIFYNTMEDAGALPIEFDCTNLAMGDVIDVYPFKGEVRRHGSDELVTNFELKTEVLLDEVRAGGRIPLIVGRGLTEKARAELGLGASDLFKKPEQPADSGKGFTLAQKMVGRACGLPEGQGVRPGAYCEPKMTTVGSQDTTGPMTRDELKDLACLGFSADLVMQSFCHTAAYPKPIDVNTHHTLPDFIRTRGGVSLRPGDGIIHSWLNRMLMPDTVGTGGDSHTRFPIGISFPAGSGLVAFAAATGVMPLDMPESILVRFKGKLQPGITLRDLVHAIPYYAIQKGLLTVEKKGKINAFSGRILEIEGLNDLTVEQAFELSDASAERSAAGCTIKLPEKAIAEYLQSNITLLRWMIGEGYGDARTLERRAQAMEAWLAKPELLSADADAEYAEIIEIDLADVKEPVLCAPNDPDDARLLSSVQGEKIDEVFIGSCMTNIGHFRAAGKLLDKVKGGIPTRLWLAPPTKMDAHQLTEEGYYGIYGKAGARMEMPGCSLCMGNQARVQTGSTVVSTSTRNFPNRLGDATNVYLASAELAAVASIIGKLPTVEEYMQYAKDIDSMAADVYRYLSFDQIAEFREAAANAKIPVVQA, encoded by the coding sequence GTGCTTGAAGCCTACCGCAAACACATCGAAGAGCGTGCCGCCCTGGGTATCGTGCCCCAGCCGCTGAACGCCGAACAAACTGCAGGCCTGGTCGAGCTGCTGAAAAACCCGCCGGCCGGCGAAGAAGCCTTCCTCGTAGACCTGATCACCAACCGCGTTCCGCCAGGAGTCGACGAAGCTGCCTACGTCAAGGCCGCTTTCCTCTCCGCCGTCGCCAAAGGTGAAGCCAAGTCCCCGCTGATCGACCGCAAGCACGCCACCGAGCTGCTGGGCACCATGCAGGGCGGCTACAACATCGAAACGCTGGTTACGCTGCTGGATGACGCCGAGTTGGGCGCCGTCGCGGCCGAACAGCTCAAGCACACCCTGCTGATGTTCGATGCCTTCCACGACGTGGCCGAAAAGGCCAAGGCTGGCAACGTCCACGCCAAAGCCGTCCTGGACTCCTGGGCTGCCGGTGAGTGGTTCACCACCCGCCCGGCCATCGCCGACAAGTACACCCTGACCGTGTTCAAGGTGCCTGGCGAAACCAACACCGACGACCTGTCCCCTGCTCCGGACGCCTGGTCGCGCCCTGACATCCCGCTGCACGCCCTGGCCATGCTGAAAATGGCCCGTGACGGCATCGAGCCGCAGCAGCCTGGTTCGGTCGGCCCGCTGGCCCAGATCGAAGCCGTCAAGGCCAAAGGCTTCCCGGTTGCCTACGTCGGTGACGTGGTCGGTACCGGTTCCTCGCGTAAATCCGCCACCAACTCGGTGCTGTGGTTCTTCGGCGACGACATCCCGTACGTGCCGAACAAGCGCGCCGGTGGCTTCTGCTTCGGCACCAAGATCGCCCCGATCTTCTACAACACCATGGAAGACGCCGGCGCCCTGCCGATCGAATTCGACTGCACCAACCTGGCCATGGGCGACGTCATCGACGTTTACCCGTTCAAAGGTGAAGTGCGCCGTCACGGCAGCGACGAGCTGGTCACCAACTTCGAGCTGAAAACCGAAGTCCTGCTGGATGAAGTCCGCGCTGGCGGCCGTATCCCGCTGATCGTCGGCCGTGGCCTGACCGAGAAAGCCCGTGCCGAACTGGGCCTGGGTGCTTCCGACCTGTTCAAGAAGCCAGAGCAGCCTGCCGATTCCGGCAAGGGCTTCACCCTGGCCCAGAAAATGGTCGGCCGCGCTTGCGGTCTGCCAGAAGGCCAAGGCGTACGCCCAGGCGCCTACTGCGAACCGAAGATGACCACCGTCGGCTCCCAGGACACCACTGGCCCGATGACCCGCGACGAGCTGAAAGACCTGGCGTGCCTGGGCTTCTCCGCCGACCTGGTCATGCAGTCGTTCTGCCACACCGCGGCCTATCCGAAGCCGATCGACGTCAACACCCACCACACCCTGCCAGACTTCATCCGCACCCGTGGCGGCGTGTCGCTGCGTCCAGGCGACGGCATCATCCACAGCTGGCTGAACCGCATGCTGATGCCGGACACCGTTGGTACCGGTGGTGACTCGCACACCCGCTTCCCGATCGGCATCTCGTTCCCGGCCGGTTCCGGCCTGGTGGCCTTCGCTGCCGCCACCGGCGTCATGCCGCTGGACATGCCAGAGTCGATCCTGGTGCGCTTCAAGGGCAAACTGCAACCCGGCATCACCCTGCGTGACCTGGTTCATGCCATCCCTTACTACGCCATCCAGAAGGGCCTGCTGACCGTCGAGAAGAAGGGCAAGATCAACGCCTTCTCGGGCCGCATCCTCGAGATCGAAGGCCTGAACGACCTGACCGTCGAGCAAGCCTTCGAGCTGTCCGACGCCTCGGCCGAACGTTCTGCCGCTGGTTGCACCATCAAGCTGCCAGAGAAGGCTATCGCCGAGTACCTGCAGTCGAACATCACCCTGCTGCGCTGGATGATCGGCGAAGGCTACGGCGATGCCCGTACCCTGGAGCGCCGCGCCCAGGCGATGGAAGCCTGGCTGGCCAAGCCTGAACTGCTGTCGGCTGACGCCGATGCCGAATACGCCGAAATCATCGAAATCGACCTGGCCGACGTCAAAGAGCCTGTGCTCTGCGCGCCGAACGACCCGGACGATGCCCGCCTGCTGTCCTCGGTACAGGGCGAGAAGATCGACGAAGTGTTCATCGGTTCGTGCATGACCAACATCGGTCACTTCCGCGCTGCCGGCAAGCTGCTGGACAAGGTCAAGGGCGGTATCCCGACCCGTCTGTGGCTGGCTCCGCCAACCAAGATGGACGCTCACCAGCTGACCGAAGAAGGCTACTACGGCATCTACGGCAAAGCTGGCGCGCGCATGGAAATGCCAGGCTGCTCGCTGTGCATGGGTAACCAGGCACGTGTGCAGACCGGTTCGACCGTGGTTTCCACCTCGACCCGTAACTTCCCGAACCGTCTGGGCGACGCGACCAACGTGTACCTGGCTTCGGCCGAGCTGGCCGCAGTTGCTTCGATCATCGGCAAGCTGCCGACCGTCGAAGAGTACATGCAGTACGCCAAGGACATCGACAGCATGGCTGCCGACGTCTACCGCTACCTGAGCTTCGACCAGATCGCCGAATTCCGCGAAGCGGCAGCCAACGCCAAGATCCCAGTGGTCCAGGCGTAA